The following proteins come from a genomic window of Aspergillus luchuensis IFO 4308 DNA, chromosome 3, nearly complete sequence:
- a CDS encoding ankyrin repeat domain-containing protein (InterPro:IPR036770), with protein MLRHLPLDLEGDLTRALGPLIDFRNGQPMFANEYVRDYIHNELTAKLNSGGDYSCEVSTHADLTRSRPHIFGTLWGSSSGPTRKMPYFLGTERIGFQPLGAPGCTCLESLQAAVIRGHLQTIDVLLQLLPDVSSALEDNPSLYLDAIGSGKSEVLKRLLDVGRAQLPVEVGSNLLRLAAQAGHLAVIRELIRRIGEPAVGQCDGGRC; from the exons ATGCTTCGCCATCTACCTCTTGATCTCGAGGGTGATCTAACCCGTGCCTTGGGACCGCTGATTGATTTTCGCAACGGCCAGCCTATGTTTGCGAACGAATACGTCAGAGACTATATCCATAATGAGCTCACAGCAAAGCTGAACTCCGGTGGCGACTATAGCTGCGAAGTTTCAACGCACGCCGACTTGACTCGTAGCCGTCCTCACATTTTTGGAACACTCTGGGGTAGCTCAAGCGGGCCcacgaggaagatgccgtATTTTCTGGGAACAGAGCGCATTGGATTTCAGCCA CTCGGTGCTCCGGGATGTACCTGCCTTGAGTCACTCCAAGCAGCAGTCATTCGTGGACATCTTCAGACAATCGATGtattgctgcagctgcttccaGACGTATCATCAGCTCTTGAAGATAACCCCTCCCTGTACCTCGACGCCATCGGGTCAGGGAAATCTGAGGTCTTGAAACGCCTACTCGATGTAGGACGTGCACAGTTACCGGTGGAAGTTGGGTCAAATTTGCTTCGCTTGGCTGCTCAAGCGGGCCATCTCGCGGTTATTCGGGAACTTATTCGTCGCATAGGAGAACCCGCCGTCGGCCAGTGTGATGGAGGAAGGTGCTAA
- a CDS encoding uncharacterized protein (COG:S;~EggNog:ENOG410PZAI) — protein MDEQLILERKRRLQELNNIYGQLGDFDHRLLPAHLEQVKINHTEMSLDASNPPYYFSSYLYPIDEPEYEYPEDAEDWPEFDGCPYKNAEHLAICLNRFLCRCEMPEADTHPPRFRMSSWGNFNFQDLGCVTLGSQWQESVWYDTNTEAPHIVALMWSGLAHPQNKELCRSEVDAAIMIMYGRLRDPSLRPHVIAPVLLLSAIGEHYLRIIEAYFDKGQLVMRSCPLMDMRERDMNWLITLAKWCWGGPSSKSTKFIKT, from the exons ATGGATGAGCAACTAATACTTGAGAGAAAACGTCGCCTACAGGAGCTGAATAACATTTATGGACAGCTTGGCGACTTTGATCATCGTTTGTTACCCGCCCATCTCGAGCAGGTCAAAATCAATCACACAGAAATGTCACTGGATGCCAGTAATCCTCCCTATTACTTCTCCTCTTACCTGTATCCCATCGATGAACCCGAGTATGAATATCCCGAGGATGCGGAAGACTGGCCGGAATTCGACGGATGCCCATACAAGAATGCAGAACACCTCGCCATTTGTCTGAACCGATTTCTCTGCCGCTGCGAGATGCCAGAAGCAGACACTCACCCACCTCGCTTTAGAATGTCCTC TTGGGGAAATTTCAATTTTCAAGACTTGGGCTGCGTAACATTGGGCTCTCAGTGGCAGGAATCAGTTTGGTACGATACCAACACTGAAGCTCCTCATATCGTGGCTCTCATGTGGAGTGGGCTCGCCCACCCACAGAACAAGGAGCTTTGCCGCAGCGAGGTTGACGCCGCGATTATGATCATGTACGGACGCTTGCGAGATCCATCGCTCCGACCTCATGTTATTGCCCCT GTCCTGCTGCTATCAGCCATTGGAGAGCACTATCTCCGGATTATCGAGGCGTACTTCGACAAGGGACAGCTTGTCATGCGAAGTTGCCCGCTTATGGACATGCGGGAGCGGGACATGAATTGGCTCATCACCTTGGCGAAGTGGTGCTGGGGAGGCCCTAGCAGCAAGAGTACCAAGTTCATCAAGACTTAA
- a CDS encoding MCT family MFS transporter (COG:G;~EggNog:ENOG410PK1T;~InterPro:IPR020846,IPR011701,IPR036259;~PFAM:PF07690;~TransMembrane:12 (i74-92o112-131i143-161o167-189i201-221o233-255i276-297o309-329i341-360o366-389i401-419o431-450i);~go_function: GO:0022857 - transmembrane transporter activity [Evidence IEA];~go_process: GO:0055085 - transmembrane transport [Evidence IEA]), producing the protein MALEQKSAASIAEQPWRSTDLQGPSDLSAAHSTASYGRPRSFEIVEPPAQISTNTFHVRDTTPHDIFPDGGTRSWVVVLGSFFLLMSSYGMMNSTGVLQSYFASHQLSDYTSSVIGWIPGLFVFCGLGLGAQVGPMFDRYGPTGILIAGTACYVAGLLLMAECQLYWQFILTFGVLTGMGAALLSTAAISAVPHWFDRRVGLAMGTAMAGAGVGGVVFPWVLRAGFKDLGYKWTMRLLALIVGTLCAMGIAFVRSRLPRSQSKPSINVRAFQDARFTWLTMGTFIMELEVFGCLGLYPTYVVMQGFGTTTSIILLSILNVCSTIGRLVAGGVADKYGRINTQIGLLGLGAVAVFVIWLPFGSKLAGLYIFSCVYGFASGSFISLAPACIGQISKASEVGGRFGVCYLTVSFATLISIPIGGEMIETVGKQAMVAFLGAVLVIAMGMFSMARWSCLNYRWRWQAKI; encoded by the exons ATGGCGCTCGAGCAAAAGTCGGCCGCCTCCATCGCCGAGCAGCCCTGGCGCTCAACAGACTTGCAAGGCCCGTCTGACCTTAGCGCCGCTCATTCCACTGCCAGCTACGGCAGACCCCGATCGTTCGAGATCGTTGAACCACCAGCTCAAatctccaccaacacctTTCACGTCCGTGACACTACTCCCCATGATATATTTCCAGATGGTGGAACCAGGTCatgggttgttgttttgggGTCCTTTTTCCTACTGATGAGCAGTTACGGCATGATGAACTCTACCGGTGTCCTGCAGAGTTATTTTGCCAGTCACCAGCTGTCGGACTACACCAGTAGTGTCATCGGTTGGATTCCGGGTCTATTTGTCTTCTGTGGCCTGGGCTTGGGCGCCCAGGTTGGTCCGATGTTCGACAGGTACGGACCTACGGGCATTCTCATTGCCGGGACGGCCTGCTACGTCGCGGGCCTGCTATTGATGGCTGAATGCCAACTCTACTGGCAATTTATCTTGACCTTTGGTGTTCTCACTGGCATGGGCGCTGCTCTGTTGAGCACGGCTGCCATTTCTGCCGTTCCCCATTGGTTCGATCGCCGAGTTGGCTTGGCCATGGGCACGGCGATGGCCGGAGCGGGAGTTGGGGGAGTGGTCTTCCCCTGGGTTCTCCGGGCGGGGTTTAAGGACCTTGGATATAAGTGGACCATGCGGCTGCTTGCATTAATTGTGGGGACCTTGTGTGCAATGGGAATTGCTTTTGTTCGTTCTCGTCTACCAAGAAGCCAGAGCAAGCCGAGCATCAACGTGCGTGCCTTCCAGGACGCCAGGTTTACCTGGTTGACCATGGGAACATTCA TCATGGAACTGGAAGTCTTTGGCTGCCTCGGTCTCTACCCGACATATGTTGTAATGCAGGGATTTGGCACTaccaccagcatcatccttctGTCTATTTTGAACGT GTGCTCTACCATTGGTCGCCTCGTCGCTGGTGGTGTCGCAGACAAGTATGGGCGAATCAACACGCAGATAGGACTGCTCGGCCTGGGTGCCGTGGCGGTCTTTGTCATCTGGCTACCCTTCGGAAGCAAGTTGGCAGGACTCTATATCTTCAGCTGTGTATATGGATTTGCTTCCGGTTCCTTTATTAGTCTGGCGCCAGCTTGCATCGGTCAGATTTCCAAAGCCAGCgaagtgggagggagattCGGGGTTTGCTATCTGACCGTCAGCTTTGC TACCCTAATCAGTATCCCCATTGGTGGTGAGATGATCGAGACGGTCGGAAAGCAGGCCATGGTGGCCTTTCTCGGTGCCGTTCTGGTCATCGCGATGGGCATGTTCTCCATGGCGCGGTGGTCGTGCCTTAATTACCGATGGCGGTGGCAAGCTAAGATCTAA
- a CDS encoding MAGE domain-containing protein (COG:S;~EggNog:ENOG410PP33;~InterPro:IPR002190,IPR037445,IPR041898,IPR041899;~PFAM:PF01454) gives MAPARKRRAVPDSPSEEDDVPTPATQRRRVAAAHSEDDGDDDDDDAGSDDAYDTRAPSSTDVMVKKMVRLALASEFSRLPIRRSDISVKVLGEQGTRQFKTVFEEAQRVLQEKFGMEMMELPVKEKVTVQQRRAAQKVEKPSSTNKSWIVTTTLPTKYRKPEILLPSRAPMESTYTGLYSFIIAVIVLNGGTIHEQKLERYLKRTNTDAWTPIDRTDRFLQRLCKEGYLVRNRDVDGGEEVIEYILGPRGKIEVGTKGVARLVREVYGQSEGSERDDEFEIRLARSLGLKQPEPRAQEEQAEEGGGGDGEEDGRQRQRREQPSRRVNRRLPESEDEEESEEESDG, from the exons ATGGCACCTGCCCGTAAACGCCGCGCG GTCCCCGACTCACccagcgaagaagacgacgtcCCCACGCCCGCGACGCAACGACGCCGGGTAGCAGCGGCGCATAGCGAAGACGatggcgacgacgacgacgacgatgccGGTTCGGATGATGCGTACGATACGCGGGCGCCCAGTAGCACGGAcgtgatggtgaagaagatggtgcgGTTGGCGCTAGCGAGCGAGTTCTCGCGTCTGCCGATCCGACGATCGGATATCAGTGTTAAGGTGCTGGGGGAGCAGGGGACGAGGCAGTTCAAGACGGTGTTTGAGGAGGCGCAGAGGGTGTTGCAGGAGAAGTttgggatggagatgatggagttGCCGGTTAAGGAGAAGGTTACGGTGCAGCAGAGGAGGG CTGCGCAAAAGGTCGAAAAGCCTTCATCTACGAACAAGTCCTGGATAGTGACGACTACGTTGCCGACGAAGTACCGGAAGCCCGAGATTTTGTTGCCTAGTAGGGCGCCGATGGAGAGTACATATACGGGGCTGTATAGTTTTATTATCGCGGTGATTGTGCTTAATGGGGGCACGATTCATGAGCAGAAGCTCGAGAGGTATCTGAAGCGGACTAATACGGATGCGTGGACGCCTATTGATCGGACGGATCGGTTCTTGCAGCGGCTGTGTAAGGAGGGGTATTTGGTGCGCAATCGCgatgtggatggtggggaggaggtcatTGAGTATATTCTTGGGCCTAGGGGGAAGATTGAGGTGGGGACGAAGGGGGTTGCGAGGTTGGTTCGGGAGGTCTATGGACAGTCTGAGGGCAGTGAGAGGGATGATGAGTTTGAGATCCGGCTGGCGCGGAGTCTTGGGCTTAAGCAGCCGGAACCGCGTGCCCAGGAAgagcaggctgaggagggtggtggtggtgatggagaggaggacgGGAGGCAAAGGCAGAGGCGGGAGCAGCCTAGCCGCCGGGTCAATAGGCGGTTGCCTGAatccgaggatgaggaggagagtgaggaggagagcgatGGTTGA
- a CDS encoding ankyrin repeat-containing protein ANK1 (COG:S;~EggNog:ENOG410PQM3;~InterPro:IPR002110,IPR020683,IPR036770;~go_function: GO:0005515 - protein binding [Evidence IEA]): MADEGASPRELVVEACRRDQPHLIEGVLERMEGKSNEEVAEFFNGVTDSMGNHALHICATYGSYDVMDALFDIQYFECDPLTRLDKDTPLHTAVRYANEKDAELGEAMIKMMCEAGCDPRVRNKHGQKPADLVYNNQEIKTTLQQAEYIMAEGLREDADNGSVHDSASDSE, translated from the exons ATGGCTGACGAA GGTGCTTCCCCCCGTGAACTAGTCGTAGAGGCCTGCCGTCGAGATCAGCCTCATTTGATAGAGGGTGTCCTGGAGCGTATGGAAGGAAAGTCAAATGAAGAAGTGGCCGAATTCTTCAACGGTGTGACGGATTCGATGGGGAATCACGCTCTTCACATATGTGCTACGTACGGTAGCT ACGACGTCATGGACGCCCTCTTCGATATTCAGTACTTCGAATGCGACCCTCTCACCCGTCTGGACAAAGATACCCCGCTGCATACCGCCGTGCGCTATGCGAACGAGAAGGACGCCGAACTAGGCGAGGCAATGATCAAGATGATGTGCGAAGCCGGTTGTGACCCGCGTGTCAGGAACAAGCACGGTCAGAAACCAGCTGATCTCGTCTACAATAACCAGGAGATCAAGACCACGCTACAGCAAGCAGAGTACATCATGGCGGAGGGGCTAAGGGAGGATGCGGACAATGGATCGGTTCACGACAGCGCCAGTGACAGCGAATAG
- the RPC11 gene encoding DNA-directed RNA polymerase III core subunit RPC11 (BUSCO:EOG0926539T;~COG:K;~EggNog:ENOG410PQ6F;~InterPro:IPR001529,IPR012164,IPR001222,IPR034014;~PFAM:PF01096,PF02150;~go_function: GO:0003676 - nucleic acid binding [Evidence IEA];~go_function: GO:0008270 - zinc ion binding [Evidence IEA];~go_process: GO:0006351 - transcription, DNA-templated [Evidence IEA];~go_process: GO:0042779 - tRNA 3'-trailer cleavage [Evidence IEA]), with protein MPLTFCPNCSNALTISRAEPTTRHPLGVNRFECRTCPYQYALDQSWFEKTPMKQKEVEDVFGGKEEFANADSVATQCPAEDCNGDRAYFFQLQIRSADEPMTTFLKCTTCGARWREN; from the exons ATGCCGTTGACCT TCTGCCCTAACTGCAGCAATGCGCTCACGATCTCTCGTGCGGAACCGACCACAAGACATCCCCTAGGTGTCAACCGATTCGAATGCCGCACCTGCCCATACCAATATGCTCTGGACCAGAGCTGGTTTGAGAAGACACCcatgaagcagaaagaagtggAAGATGTCTTTGGAGGCAAGGAAGAATTCGCAAATGCGGATAGCGTGGCCA CTCAATGCCCCGCAGAAGACTGTAATGGCGACCGCGCATACTTTTTCCAGCTGCAGATTCGGAGTGCAGACGAACCGATGACCACATTCCTAAAG TGTACCACGTGTGGTGCCCGATGGAGAGAGAACTGA
- the TEF1 gene encoding elongation factor 1-alpha (COG:J;~EggNog:ENOG410PJIR;~InterPro:IPR027417,IPR031157,IPR000795,IPR004161, IPR004160,IPR004539,IPR009001,IPR009000;~PFAM:PF00009,PF03143,PF03144;~go_function: GO:0003746 - translation elongation factor activity [Evidence IEA];~go_function: GO:0003924 - GTPase activity [Evidence IEA];~go_function: GO:0005525 - GTP binding [Evidence IEA];~go_process: GO:0006414 - translational elongation [Evidence IEA]), producing the protein MGKEDKTHINIVVIGHVDSGKSTTTGHLIYKCGGIDQRTIEKFEKEAAELGKGSFKYAWVLDKLKSERERGITIDIALWKFQTGKYEVTVIDAPGHRDFIKNMITGTSQADCAILIIASGTGEFEAGISKDGQTREHALLAFTLGVRQLIVALNKMDTCKWSEDRYNEIVKETSNFIKKVGYNPKGVPFVPISGFNGDNMLEPSPNCPWYKGWEKETKAGKVTGKTLLEAIDAIEPPVRPSNKPLRLPLQDVYKISGIGTVPVGRVETGIIAPGMVVTFAPANVTTEVKSVEMHHQQLKEGVPGDNVGFNVKNVSVKEVRRGNVAGDSKNDPPLGCESFTAQVIVLNHPGQVGAGYAPVLDCHTAHIACKFAELLEKIDRRTGKSVESSPKFIKSGDAAIVKMIPSKPMCVEAFTDYPPLGRFAVRDMRQTVAVGVIKAVEKKEGGAGKVTKAAQKAGKK; encoded by the exons ATGGG TAAGGAGGACAAGACTCACATCAACATCGTCGTTATCGGCCACGTCGATTCCGGcaagtccaccaccactggtCACCTGATCTACAAGTGCGGTGGTATCGACCAGCGTACCATCGAGAAGTTCGAGAAG GAAGCCGCCGAGCTCGGTAAGGGTTCCTTCAAGTACGCTTGGGTTCTTGACAAGCTCAAGTCCGAGCGTGAGCGTGGTATCACCATCGACATTGCCCTCTGGAAGTTCCAGACTGGCAAGTATGAGGTCACCGTCATTG ACGCCCCCGGTCACCGTgacttcatcaagaacatgATCACTGGTACCTCCCAGGCTGACTGCGCTATCCTCATCATTGCCTCCGGTACTGGTGAGTTCGAGGCTGGTATCTCCAAGGATGGCCAGACTCGTGAGCACGCTCTGCTTGCTTTCACCCTCGGTGTCCGCCAGCTCATCGTTGCCCTCAACAAGATGGACACCTGCAAGTGGTCCGAGGACCGTTACAACGAAATCGTTAAGGAGACCTccaacttcatcaagaaGGTCGGATACAACCCCAAGGGTGTTCCTTTCGTCCCCATCTCCGGTTTCAACGGTGACAACATGCTCGAGCCCTCCCCCAACTGCCCCTGGTACAAGGGTTGGGAGAAGGAGACCAAGGCCGGCAAGGTCACCGGTAAGACCCTCCTTGAGGCCATCGACGCCATCGAGCCCCCCGTCCGTCCCTCCAACAAGCCCCTCCGTCTTCCCCTCCAGGATGTCTACAAGATCTCCGGTATTGGAACTGTTCCCGTCGGTCGTGTCGAGACCGGTATCATTGCCCCTGGTATGGTCGTGACCTTCGCTCCCGCCAACGTCACCACTGAAGTCAAGTCCGTTGAGAtgcaccaccagcagctcaaGGAAGGTGTCCCCGGTGACAACGTTGGTTTCAACGTCAAGAACGTTTCCGTCAAGGAGGTTCGCCGTGGTAACGTTGCCGGTGACTCCAAGAACGACCCCCCTCTTGGCTGTGAGAGCTTCACCGCCCAGGTCATCGTCCTCAACCACCCCGGTCAGGTCGGTGCTGGTTACGCTCCCGTCCTGGACTGCCACACTGCTCACATTGCTTGCAAGTTCGCTGAGCTCCTTGAGAAGATTGACCGCCGTACCGGAAAGTCTGTTGAATCTTCCCCCAAGTTCATCAAGTCCGGTGACGCTGCCATCGTCAAGATGATTCCCTCCAAGCCCATGTGTGTTGAGGCTTTCACTGACTACCCCCCTCTTGGTCGTTTCGCCGTCCGCGACATGAGACAAACTGTTGCTGTCGGAGTCATCAAGGCtgttgagaagaaggagggtggtgcCGGTAAGGTCACCAAGGCCGCCCAGAAGGCCGGTAAGAAATAA
- a CDS encoding putative extracellular exo-polygalacturonase (CAZy:GH28;~COG:G;~EggNog:ENOG410PVTX;~InterPro:IPR000743,IPR012334,IPR011050;~PFAM:PF00295;~SECRETED:SignalP(1-20);~go_function: GO:0004650 - polygalacturonase activity [Evidence IEA];~go_process: GO:0005975 - carbohydrate metabolic process [Evidence IEA]) — translation MQLAASVSLLLLGLASVGHAGNVENNHNVCTVRANGGHQDDVPNIMAAFEECGNGGTIIFPEDQSYWIATRLHPTLKDVAIEWRGKWTFSDNLTYWRNNSYPIAFQNHHAGFIISGDNITINGYGTGGIDGNGNTWYTAEKGDTQPGRPMPFVFWNVSEVVVDSFYVKDPPLWSINIMNGTNMRFNNIYCNATAVDAPWGDNWVQNTDGFDTMDAVNIQLTNFVYQGGDDCIAIKPRSYNIDIQNVTCRGGNGIAIGSLGQYLEDSSVANIRVDKVNIIRYNEDMHNSAYLKTWVGALVPQSSYESAGVPRGDGWGSIRNVLFSNFNVQGASAGPSISQDSGDNGSYAGTSKMSISNVAFVNFTGWVDTDKSVVSTVSCSEVHPCYNIDYDNVVLYPGKNATTAGTGSCKYTADGGVHGLSGC, via the exons ATGCAACTAGCAGCTTCGGTTTCGCTCTTGCTCCTGGGGCTGGCCTCCGTTGGCCACGCAGGAAATGTGGAAAACAACCACAATGTCTGCACCGTGCGAGCAAACGGGGGCCATCAAGACGACGTCCCCAATATTATGGCGGCGTTCGAAGAGTGTGGCAATGGAGGTACCATCATTTTCCCCGAAGACCAATCCTACTGGATTGCGACAAGACTGCATCCAACATTGAAGGATGTGGCAATTGAATGGCGGGGAAAGTGGACA TTTTCCGACAATCTCACCTACTGGCGTAACAACTCCTACCCAATTGCGTTCCAAAACCACCATGCGGGCTTCATTATTAGCGGcgacaacatcaccatcaatgGCTATGGCACCGGCGGCATCGACGGCAATGGAAATACTTGGTACACAGCTGAGAAGGGCGACACACAGCCGGGGCGTCCGATGCCCTTTGTCTTCTGGAACGTGTCTGAAGTGGTTGTTGACAGCTTCTACGTTAAGGATCCGCCTTTATGGAGtatcaacatcatgaacGGGACTAATATGCGCTTCAACAACATCTACTGCAATGCCACGGCTGTGGATGCCCCGTGGGGTGACAATTGGGTGCAGAATACGGATGGTTTCG ATACTATGGACGCTGTCAACATCCAGCTCACCAACTTTGTTTACCAAGGTGGAGATGACTGCATCGCTATCAAGCCTCGCTCCTATAATATCGATATTCAGAACGTCACCTGCCGTGGTGGCAACGGCATTGCGATTGGCAGCTTGGGTCAATACCTGGAAGATAGTAGCGTAGCTAACATTCGTGTGGACAAGGTCAAT ATCATCCGATACAACGAAGACATGCACAACAGCGCCTACCTCAAAACCTGGGTCGGAGCCCTCGTCCCCCAAAGTTCCTACGAAAGCGCTGGTGTGCCTCGTGGCGATGGCTGGGGCAGCATTCGTAACGTCCTCTTTTCAAACTTCAATGTACAGGGAGCGAGCGCTGGCCCTTCCATCAGCCAGGACAGTGGAGACAACGGTTCCTACGCGGGTACAAGCAAGATGTCGATCTCAAATGTTGCGTTTGTCAATTTCACGGGATGGGTGGATACTGATAAGTCAGTGGTCTCGACGGTCTCGTGCTCAGAGGTACATCCGTGCTATAATATCGACTACGACAACGTGGTGCTGTATCCAGGGAAGAATGCCACTACAGCTGGAACGGGGTCATGTAAATATACGGCGGATGGAGGTGTACATGGCTTGAGTGGATGCTGA
- the AIM18 gene encoding chalcone isomerase domain-containing protein (BUSCO:EOG09264B74;~COG:S;~EggNog:ENOG410PMCT;~InterPro:IPR016087,IPR036298;~PFAM:PF16035;~TransMembrane:1 (i73-92o);~go_function: GO:0016872 - intramolecular lyase activity [Evidence IEA]) yields MPPIPPSLRAARAQWRTCAQHLHASTNLPKTRLYSTTRTLRSSTTSTTASNPLRSAARAPRSREQDLARSKRSMYISATGMVVCAVGMYGVIKADVFGLEQTTATTTTDGVEIENTTDNGSTKLDGPSTGFPTKPTLTHIQSASGNPDQVETGTSSIPHFPAVIHLPKWLESEDNIPASATDLAPASQGEEEEYHLLGLGIRTVSFLNFQVYVVGLYVAKEDLAELQSRLVRTAVHPPGEGTESVIDNEVGATAATSLVSMEREKLRELLLDAEKGEQAWDMLLKKDGLRTAFRVVPTRNTDFLHLRDGWVRGITGRAQRYNKVEGGGKGEFEGEEFGQAMGEFKGLFGGGQRKSVPKGQVLVLARGKKGQLDVLVQGGGDGKDALPDRYLGRVKDERVSRLVWLNYLAGKNVSSEGARRSVVDGIMGVVERPVGTV; encoded by the coding sequence atGCCACCGATACCCCCTTCCCTCCGCGCCGCCCGCGCCCAATGGCGCACCTGCGCCCAACACCTCCACGCCTCCACCAACCTCCCCAAAACTCGCCTCTACAGCACAACCCGCACCCTCCgctccagcaccaccagcaccacagCCAGCAACCCCCTCCGCAGCGCCGCCCGCGCGCCCCGCAGCCGCGAACAAGACCTCGCGCGGAGCAAACGCTCGATGTACATCTCAGCGACAGGGATGGTCGTATGCGCGGTCGGAATGTACGGGGTGATCAAAGCGGACGTATTCGGTTTGGAACaaaccaccgccaccaccaccaccgacggAGTCGAAATCGAAAACACCACCGACAACGGCAGCACCAAACTCGACGGTCCCAGCACGGGCTTCCCGACAAAGCCCACGCTAACGCACATTCAATCCGCCAGCGGAAACCCCGACCAAGTGGAGACAGGAACGAGCTCGATCCCGCATTTCCCGGCGGTGATTCATCTGCCGAAGTGGTTGGAGAGTGAGGATAATATTCCTGCGTCTGCGACGGATTTGGCTCCTGCTTCgcagggtgaggaggaggaatacCATCTCCTAGGACTGGGTATTCGGACGGTTTCGTTCCTCAATTTCCAGGTGTACGTTGTGGGATTGTATGTTGCGAAGGAGGACTTGGCGGAGCTGCAATCACGATTGGTGCGCACGGCGGTGCATCCTCCCGGGGAGGGGACGGAGTCGGTGATTGATAATGAGGTGGGGGCTACGGCTGCGACGTCGTTGGTGtcgatggagagggagaagttgagggagttgttgttggatgcggagaagggggagCAGGCGTGGGATatgttgttgaagaaggatgggttGAGGACGGCGTTTCGGGTCGTGCCGACGCGGAATACGGATTTCTTGCATTTGAGggatgggtgggtgagggGGATTACGGGTAGGGCCCAGAGGTATAATAAGGTTGAGGGTGGTGGTAAGGGGGAGTTTGAGGGCGAGGAGTTTGGTCAGGCTATGGGGGAGTTTAAGGGCCTTTTTGGAGGTGGACAGAGGAAGAGTGTGCCCAAGGGAcaggtgttggtgttggcgagGGGCAAGAAGGGGCAGTTGGATGTGTTGGTtcagggtggtggtgatgggaagGATGCGCTGCCGGATAGGTATTTGGGTAGGGTCAAGGATGAGAGGGTTAGTCGGTTGGTGTGGTTGAATTATTTGGCGGGGAAGAATGTCTCGAGTGAGGGGGCCAGACGCAgtgtggtggatgggatTATGGGCGTTGTGGAGAGGCCGGTTGGGACTGTATaa
- a CDS encoding glutaredoxin (COG:O;~EggNog:ENOG410PSDM;~InterPro:IPR011899,IPR014025,IPR036249,IPR002109;~PFAM:PF00462;~go_function: GO:0015035 - protein disulfide oxidoreductase activity [Evidence IEA]) — protein MSAAAKTKAQTLINENGVVVFSKSYCPYCQASKNLLNELGAKYTALELDQLPDGADLQDALQEISNQRTVPNIFISQKHIGGNSDLQSKKGAELKGLLEAAGAL, from the exons ATGTCCGCCGCTGCTAAGACTAAGGCCCAGACCTTGATTAATGAGAATGGCGTTG TCGTCTTCTCCAAATCCTACTGCCCCTACtgccaagcaagcaagaactTGCTGAATGAGCTCGGCGCGAAGTACACTGCTCTTGAGTTGGATCAGCTGC CCGACGGAGCCGACCTCCAGGACGCCCTCCAGGAAATCTCCAACCAGCGCACCGTCCCCAACATCTTCATTAGCCAGAAGCACATTGGTGGAAACTCGGACTTGCAGAGCAAGAAGGGTGCGGAGCTGAAGGGGTTGTTGGAGGCTGCTGGTGCTTTGTAG